GAATCAGACTCGTCTTCGTCTGATTCAGCAGCAGCGGGACCTTCATGCTTAAGGGTCAGATAGCGAATCACCTGTTCACTAATGCGCATTTCGCGTTCTAATTTTGCGATCGCATGTCCCAGACCGTTGTAGTTCATCTGGATATAGACGCCTTCACGGAAATTTTGGATCTCATAGGCCAACCGACGCTTGCCCCGGTGTTGAGTATCAATTTCCTCAACCCCTTGTTCTTTCAGCAGGTCTTGATACTTATTAATCGCCTGATCCAACTGCTCTTCGCCTAAGTCTGGGCGCAGAATATACATCGTCTCGTAAGCAGTCATGAAATTTTCTCCTTATGGGCTTGAGGCTTCTTGTACACAGGTTTATATCTGCAGTGCATTGATCACGTACAGTTCAGATGCGTAAGAAGCAAGGATCTAGGATTCTAGCATTTAATGCCTGGCACGATACACTCTCTGTCCCCCTTCATCCAAGAAGCAATCAGAGAATAACTAATCGGCAGAAAGGTTTAAGTCAGTGGTGATAGACCTAAAGCTAGGCCTTGCAAAATAATAGCCTTGAAATAGCTGAATATCCATTTGCTTGAGAATATTCAATTCTGCGTCAGTTTCAACCCCTTCTGCAATGGGTTCAATGGCTAACTCCCGACAGACTTGAATAATCCCTCTGACAATGGCTTGACGACCTTTATCTTGGTCAATATTGCGAATCAAAGCCATATCCAGCTTAATGAAATCTGGCTTAAAATCAGCGAGAAAATTCAAGCCAGAATAGCCAGCTCCAAAATCATCTAATGCTGTTTTAAACCCCAGTTTTTGATAATGCTCAATAATAGCCCGGACATGGGCATAGTCCTTAACCTTCTCAACTTCCGTTAATTCAAACAAAATTTTGTTGAGGGGGAAATTGTATTGTGTAGCCGTTTCAATGGTGGTGCGAATACAAAGATCGGGCTGATAGACTGCATTAGGGAGAAAATTGATACTGACCATTGACTGAATCCCCAACTCAGCCGCTAACTGAATCGCCCGAACTCGACAGGCTTGATCAAAGCGATATCGACTTTCATCCGTCACCTGCCCCAGAATACTCGCCGCAGACTCATTATTAGGGCCACGCACTAGGGCTTCTTGAGCAAAAATAGTGCCATTACCCAAATTTACAATGGGTTGAAACGCCATTGTGAAGTCAAACTGCAGTTCGGGTGTACTCAGACATCCAGAACATCCCACTGACAAAGGTTCTTGATCCACCACGATAGTGTTTTTGAGACCACAGATGAAAAATTGAATCTTCCGCACATAGCGACGGCAGAAACTCATCAAACCTAAATACAGAGAATCAAAATTTCAGCTATGTGCAGATATAGCTAGTGTGCCCCAAAAGAGTGGACTTTCCACATACACACAATCCATCAATATCTCTTTCTACAGCGTTAAACCGAGAAACGATTAAATCTGCATATTGACTGCATTTGAAATAGCGGGAATTTCGGCATATTGGCCTTGAACCGTTTTAAATACGCTATAGGCAAAAATAGCGAAAATACCTAAGAAGATGGTGTTGAATAGCGTTTCAGTCAACAATGCAAGCTGAAGCCCTTGGCTAATGATCGGCAATACCAAGTTGCACACCATGAGTATGAGATCTAGCAAAATCGCTTGCAACACATTAAAGCGAATAAAACGACTAATATTTTCATTCCGAACGACGGCAAAAAACAATCCCATAAATAGGATTAAACCTGCAAACGGAATCAGGCGGATAAATTGGGCATAAATTTGTACAAGCGGAATGATGGGCAATAGGCCAATGCTAGTCAGTGTCGGAAACTGGCGCATAATATATTGGCCATCACCGTAGACAATTGCATCCATCAGAGGCAGTAAATAAGGCAACGCGCCAAACACTCTTTCGGACCAAGGGGTTGAATCATCCCAACTCATTGCATTGTCTCCCAAATTATGGATTCACACCGTTTCATCAATGTAACGTATCTCCATTCCCGTTTTAGGAGATTCCACAAAAGAACTAACAATTGGCTGAAATCATTACCAGGGACTAATCACGGGTTTGGGCGTAAGCCGCATCAGAAATCAAGGGCACCTCAGCATGATGTCCTCGCAGAGATTGAACCACTGAGAACACCACGATACCCAGGGTGCCTAGGAATAAAACATTGGACAGTACCATGACAAATAGTCCGCCTCCTGAAGTCGTACTACCCACAGAACTGCCCAGAATACCTACTACCTGCAGAACCATCAAAATTATTGTCAGAGATATCCCGAGCATGATCGCCTGCATGGCGTTATAGCGAATGAGATGACGGATACGGTTATTTCTGACGACACCAGCATACAGGCCGATAAAAACCATCAATCTGACAATTGAGAGTCCCCCACCACCAATGAGATAAATGGGTAGGAGTAACTCGATGGGGAAAAACAACAAACGCAATGGGGGGAATTGACTAAATATAAAACTGCCAAAAGGGTAAGTATTCAACAAGGGCACTAGAAACGGTAAACAGGATAGAAGCCGCTCTTGTGTTGTTGTTGCTCCACGCAAAGCCATACAAGCCCCTTTTTTAAATGTGGATTATGGATAATCTTCACTCACTATAAGGGATAGTTCCCAATCGCCAATCACCCCTTCTGAAAAGTCTTTGACTATCCAGCAACGGAAATATGGTGGGTTTACCTGAAGCAACGGTCAGGTCTCAACCCCATACCAACCCATTACTCCACTTCAGCAACTCGAAATCCCATTTGACACCGGTATTGCTTCGGCTGCACCTCAGTCTCTGAAATCTGTTCTAATAAGTGACCACAGCACAATCGATTCTGGTGCCATCGAGGCTGGCCCTGGCGATTGGCCAGTAAACAAGACTGGCAGACAACTTGCGGAGAGAGTAATTGATCTTCAGTTAGGATGACTAACATTATCAACCTCCAAACACTTTGATCAGCTCTACATACCATTTTAGGCGACCCATCTAGGAGTTGTCTGCTATGGGCTATTAAGAATTAAGCAGAGGGGTTAGAAGATGCTGTCATTTCCATCAGAATCCAGTCCCCTTGAACTGAGGTGTTAAGGACGCTTATAGGCGTTAAGATAATTACTTTAAAGATCGTTGTTATCCGTTGGGGAAGCAAGAAAAACACACAGCTAAGGACCTATTAACGTACCGATGCTGTTCGATCGTAGCTTTGTTGACACTGGAAAAGGACAGGCTGTGCCATGCAAACTAGCTTAGATATTTTGACAGAAACCGATCCTGCGATCGCAGGAATGCTACAGCAGGAATTACAGCGCCAGCGTGATCATCTAGAGCTGATTGCCAGCGAGAATTTCACCTCAGCAGCCGTCTTGGCAGCACAAGGCTCGGTCCTCACGAATAAGTATGCAGAAGGACTCCCCGGCAAGCGTTACTACGGTGGCTGCGAATTTATTGATGCCGCTGAGCAGCTGGCCATTGATCGAGCCAAGGAATTATTTAATGCGGCCCACGTTAACGTTCAGCCTCATTCTGGCGCTCAGGCCAACTTCGCCGTTTTTCTAACCTTACTCCAGCCAGGCGATACCTTCATGGGGATGGATTTGTCCCATGGGGGTCACTTAACCCATGGATCTCCAGTGAATGTCTCGGGCAAATGGTTCAATGTCGTCCAGTACGGCGTCGATCCAGATACCGAACAGCTCAACTACGAGACAATTCGCGAGCTGGCCCTCAAGCATCGGCCCAAAATGATTGTCTGTGGTTACTCTGCCTATCCTCGCATCATCGATTTTGAGAAATTTCGGGCGATCGCAGATGAAATCGATGCCTACTTAATGGCAGATATTGCCCATATTGCTGGCTTGGTGGCATCCGGTCATCACCCCAATCCTTTACCCTTCTGTGACGTAGTTACGACAACCACTCACAAAACCCTCCGAGGTCCCCGAGGCGGTCTGATCATGACCAAGGATCCTGAGCTGGGTAAAAAGTTCGATAAATCTGTCTTCCCCGGCACCCAAGGCGGCCCCCTAGAGCATGTCATTGCGGCTAAAGCAGTGGCCTTTGGTGAAGCCCTCAAGCCTGATTTCAGCGATTATTGTGGCCATGTGATTGAGAATGCCCAAACCCTAGCCAAACAACTTCAAGAACGTGGATTCAAAATCGTCTCTAACGGTACAGACAATCACCTATTACTCGTTGACTTACGGTCTATTGGCATGACGGGCAAGCAGGCCGATCAGCGGGTCAGCCAAGTTAATATCACAGCCAACAAAAACACCGTGCCCTTCGACCCAGAATCTCCCTTTGTCACGAGTGGACTCAGATTAGGATCTCCTGCCATGACCACTCGGGGGATGGGGACTGCAGAATTTACCGAGATTGCTAATATCATTGCTGATTGTCTGATAAAACCTGAGGATGCCGCCGTCACAGAAGACTGCCGCCAACGCGTTGCCAATCTCTGTGCGCGATTCCCCCTTTATCCTCATCTCACCAGCCCTGTGCCTGCTTTAACCCAGTAAGCATCCCCCTTGGTTTGGCAACGAGGCTTGTGTTTATCCCCGTTCCTCATGCATGATGTCATTGTGACAGTTCATTAAGACTGTTTTCTATTCTGCATGGTTTGCTCAATTTTCTTTACGTAGCAGGATCTCGGATGCCTTACCATCTGGTTGCCTTTCTCGTGGCTGCCCTCGTGGTCCTCTGGAGTACACCAATCGTTAAAAGGATTGGTTTAAAGAGTGGCTATGTAGACATGCCCGACCCCCGAAAAGTCCACAAGCGCCCCATGGTGCGTTTGGGGGGTATTTCCATCTTTATGGGGACCCAAATTGCCCTACTCATTGTTGCCATCTCCGGCGGATTTGGTGACCTACCACCCGCATCGGCCTCCGAAGTCTGGGGGGTGGTCATTGGGGGCATGCTGTACTTCTTGATTGGCCTTGCCGATGATTTATTTACCCTAACGCCTTGGTCGCGGCTGTTAATGCAGTTTGCGGTGGCTGGAATGGCCTGGGGGGTTGGGGTCCGCATCGACTTTGTCACATTGCCTTTCTCTGACTTAGGACTCATCAATATCGAGTGGCTCAGTCTGCCCCTGACCTTAATATGGCTAGTGGGCATGGCCAATGCCGTCAACTTTATGGATGGATTAGATGGTCTAGCGGCTGGCATCTCAGGAATTTCAGCAGTGGTGATGTTGGTGGTCAGCTTATTCATGAACCAACCAACGGCAGCTTTGTTGGCTGCAGCCCTTGCAGGAGGAGCTTTAGGCTTTCTTCGCTATAATTTCAACCCTGCCCAGATATTTATGGGAGATGGCGGCGCTTATTTCTTAGGATTTACCCTGGCAGGCGTTGGGGTAATTGGCTTGGTCAAAACGGTGACGACTGTCGCAGTTGCCTTACCCTTTGTCATCTTGGCAGTACCCATCTTTGATACGTCGACAGTGGTTCTTAACCGGTTACGTCGAGGGAAGTCTCCTTTTAGTGCTGATAAAGGTCACCTTCACCATCGTCTTCTAGAAGCAGGACTCTCTCAACGGCGCAGTGTCCTTCTTATTTATGCCATTGTTTTTTGGGTCGGCAGCTTAGCCATCGCGATTGCTGGCATTCCTGCAGGTACAGCCTATGCGATTGGAGCGACTTTACTCTTGTGTTATGCCATCTGGCGCGCTTGGCAGCGGTTGCAAGAACCCCGCACGTAAGGAAGAGCCAAGGATCTCCCCATTAAACCAATCTACGTTCTACAAACATTTCTCTAATCATCCATAAGCCCGATTCTTTCTGCAGACGGCAGCGGACAGGAGCAGAGTCGAAGTTTGTAATTGGCACACCTAATGCGGTGGCTTTAGATTGAGTATCGATAATGGCACAAAATGCTTCAGGCGTTTCTTCCACAATGCTGTAAACGTTAATGCAAAGACAGGGATTGATAAACCATGGGAGAGACTCAAATACTCGTTTCTGTGTATTGATATAGGCTCGCTTACTGCTGACGCCAAACAGATCTCCACGATAGCGGTCAGACAGTAATAGCTTGAGTTTATAGGCGTTCTTACTATCGTAGGCTTCCTTAAAGCGTTTGAAGGTCAAGACCACATGTTGAGGAAGATGGGGTGGATTGGCCTGTTTCTCATGCCAAACTTGTAGCCACTTCAACCCCTGAATCGCTGTCGTGACAAAAAGTCCTGATTCAAACATGTTTGGCCTATTCTTTCGCAAAACGCTGGCTTTAATTTACCCAATCAGCTATCAAACCGAGTCAGCTCGTCACATTTACGTTAGAAGTAACGATACAGTGTTGAGGATAAGTCAACGAGATTAAAGGGTATGAGCCGAAGCGCTGAGGTCATTTGCGTGGGGACAGAGCTGCTCCTTGGAGAAGTACTGAACTCAAATGCTCAGTTTTTGGGGCAGGAATTGGCTCGGTTAGGTATCGCTCATTTTCATCAGACAGTGGTGGGAGATAACCCCACTCGTATCAAACGTGCGATCGCATTAGCCTGTCAACGCTCTCAACTCCTGATCTTCACTGGTGGCCTGGGACCGACCCCAGATGACCTCACCACAGAAACCTTGGCTGATTTCTTCCAAGCTCCTTTGGTCAACCATCCCGAAATTTTAGAAGATATTGCCCGTAAATTTGCCCAGGGCAACCGAGAGCCCAGTCCATCCAACGACAAACAGGCCTTACTCCCCGAGGGCGCTCAAGTCCTACCTAATCCTATCGGCAGTGCCCCTGGTATCATTTGGCATCCACACCCAGAGCTGACGATTTTCACCTTTCCCGGTGTTCCCAAAGAGTTTCATCGGATGTGGCAGGAAACAGCCGTACCCTATCTGCAATTAACAGACTGGGTGACCGCCCAAATTTATAGCCGGGTCCTCCGGTTTTGGGGTATTCCCGAATCTACTCTAGCGGACCAAGTGGCTCCCCTATTAGCCTTAACCAACCCCACCGTTGCGCCCTATGCCAGCAAAGGACAGGCTCGATTACGAATTTCCACCCGCGCCACCTCACAGGAGACGGCCTACCAAGTCATTACACCCATCGAACAACAAATCCGACAAATTTGCGGACTGAACTGTTTTGGTGCCGATGATGAAACCTTGGAATCCATAGTTGGCAACCTGCTACAACAAAGAGGAGAAACCCTAGCCGTTGCCGAATCCTGTACGGGTGGAGGACTAGGGCAACGACTTACTGGTGTATCTGGTAGTTCAACCTATTTTTTGGGAGGGGTAATTTCCTATGCCAATTCTGCCAAACGAGATTTGCTGAAGGTAAACACAGCAGATCTTGAACAGTATGGAGCCGTGAGTGCAATTGTGGCAGAACAGATGGCAGCAGGAGTGCGATCTCAACTTCGTAGTACTTGGGGCATTGGCATTACCGGCATTGCGGGTCCAGAAGGTGGCACCGAGACTAAACCGGTTGGCCTGGTATATATCGGATTATCAGGACCACAAGGAACCCAAAGCTTTGAATATCAAATTAGTCCGTTAAGAGGACGGGACTGGGTTCGACAGATGAGTACGTCCCATGCCCTCGATCGGTTGCGTCGCCAACTGCTGGCAGAGCAACCATAAAATTGCTAGCGTAGACATCCGGGCTTACACGTAATTTGGTTACAGAGACCACACAATCAATCAGTAAATATGCTACGTTAAAGAAACGTTATAACATTTTTTGTTTTATAACCATCTGTAAAAACAATCATATAGTTTTTCGGATGCGTTACAACGTCACTGCGAGGGATTATTTACTCAATGGACTATTTAGATAAAATCATCGAAAAAATCAAGAATTTTGCTCGTAAGCTCGTTGAAGTTCTGGTTGGTCCAGAAGTTGAGCCTGAACTAGAGATGATTCCTATCCCTGTTCGAGATCGGCATTAGACTCCTTCTATTACTTATCAGTTCGTCCTTAGGTTTTTTAGAAATCTAATGATGCTAATGGGCTTTGCTGTTTTATGCTGCTAAATAGCCGTAAAAGATGGCAAACTTCGAATGTCATGACTAACCAGCGCTTTTCGCTGATTTCCTGTGAGTCGTCTTAGCATCCTGGTCCTGCACGGTCCTAACCTAAATCTACTCGGTCAGCGTGAACCCGGTATTTACGGTTCAGTCACCCTAGAAAAAATTAATCAGCAGCTGCTATCTCTGGCAGAGAAGCTGCAATGCGATATTGCATTCTATCAATCCAATCATGAAGGCAACCTAGTCGATACTATTCAGGAAGCCTTGGATTGTCATGACGGCATCGTCATCAATGCAGCAGCATATACCCATACCAGTGTCGCTATTCGCGATGCTTTAGCAGCTGTCGCTATTCCAGCTGTTGAAGTTCATCTGAGTAATATCTATCGCCGCGAAGACTTTCGGCATTATTCCTTTATCGCGCCAATCGTTGTCGGTCAAATCAGCGGATTCGGCGCCCAGAGCTACTCCTTAGGACTCCAAGCCTTAGTTAATCACTTACAAACCCAGACTTAATCCTGCCCTAGGCGATTCATTACGAAGTCTAGACTATAATAAACTTTTGTTACTGAAATCCGGGATTGTCGAGGGAGAATTCCGTGAGCCTGCAGTTGGTATCGGAGTTCTAAATGCTAAGACTGGAACATGTTAGTAAGGTCTATCCCACGGGCGAAATTCTCAAAGACGTGAATTGGGAGCTAAAACCGGGTGATCGGATTGGCTTAGTGGGCGTCAATGGTGCAGGCAAATCTACCCAACTCAAAATCATTGCTGGGGAAGTAGAGCCAACATCGGGAGAGGTCATTCGTCCCAACAACCTTCATATTGCCTATCTCAACCAAGAGTTCGATGTTGTCACAAGTCGAACCGTACGGGAAGAATTTTGGACCGTTTTTACAGAAGCCAACCAAGTTCAGCAACAGCAGCAGCAAGTCCAGCAGCAAATGGAAAGTGCTGATCCAGACACCCTCGACGACTTAATCCATCAGCTGGACCGGCTACAGCGTCAGTTTGAAGCCTTAGATGGCTATAACCTAGAGTCCCGGATTGAAAAAATCTTGCCGGAAATGGGCTTTAGCTCCGAGGATGGAGACCGATTGGTCAGTGCCTTTAGTGGCGGTTGGCAAATGCGGATGTGCTTAGGTAAAATCCTGCTGCAAAGCCCCGATATTCTCCTACTGGACGAACCGACCAACCACTTGGACCTAGAAACCATTGAGTGGCTAGAGACCTATTTAAAAGGACTCACGACCCCCATGGTGATTGTGTCCCACGATCGCGCCTTTATGGATCGACTCTGTACTCGAATCGTGGAAACTGAGCGGGGAGTGGCTACCTCTTATTTGGGCAACTATTCTGCATACATCCAACAGAAAACAGAACAGCAATCTGCCCAGCTGAGTGCTTATGACCATCAGCAAAAAGAACTCGAAAAACAGCAGGCCTATGTGGATCGCTTTCGCGCAAGTGCCACCCGCAGTACCCAAGCAAAAAGTCGCGAAAAGCAGCTCAACAAAGTAGAACGAATTGAAGCCCCCACTGCCGATGTCCGCACCCTAAAGTTTC
The Acaryochloris marina S15 genome window above contains:
- the rpsF gene encoding 30S ribosomal protein S6, which translates into the protein MTAYETMYILRPDLGEEQLDQAINKYQDLLKEQGVEEIDTQHRGKRRLAYEIQNFREGVYIQMNYNGLGHAIAKLEREMRISEQVIRYLTLKHEGPAAAESDEDESDSE
- a CDS encoding Tic20 family protein codes for the protein MSWDDSTPWSERVFGALPYLLPLMDAIVYGDGQYIMRQFPTLTSIGLLPIIPLVQIYAQFIRLIPFAGLILFMGLFFAVVRNENISRFIRFNVLQAILLDLILMVCNLVLPIISQGLQLALLTETLFNTIFLGIFAIFAYSVFKTVQGQYAEIPAISNAVNMQI
- a CDS encoding Tic20 family protein; this translates as MALRGATTTQERLLSCLPFLVPLLNTYPFGSFIFSQFPPLRLLFFPIELLLPIYLIGGGGLSIVRLMVFIGLYAGVVRNNRIRHLIRYNAMQAIMLGISLTIILMVLQVVGILGSSVGSTTSGGGLFVMVLSNVLFLGTLGIVVFSVVQSLRGHHAEVPLISDAAYAQTRD
- the glyA gene encoding serine hydroxymethyltransferase → MQTSLDILTETDPAIAGMLQQELQRQRDHLELIASENFTSAAVLAAQGSVLTNKYAEGLPGKRYYGGCEFIDAAEQLAIDRAKELFNAAHVNVQPHSGAQANFAVFLTLLQPGDTFMGMDLSHGGHLTHGSPVNVSGKWFNVVQYGVDPDTEQLNYETIRELALKHRPKMIVCGYSAYPRIIDFEKFRAIADEIDAYLMADIAHIAGLVASGHHPNPLPFCDVVTTTTHKTLRGPRGGLIMTKDPELGKKFDKSVFPGTQGGPLEHVIAAKAVAFGEALKPDFSDYCGHVIENAQTLAKQLQERGFKIVSNGTDNHLLLVDLRSIGMTGKQADQRVSQVNITANKNTVPFDPESPFVTSGLRLGSPAMTTRGMGTAEFTEIANIIADCLIKPEDAAVTEDCRQRVANLCARFPLYPHLTSPVPALTQ
- a CDS encoding glycosyltransferase family 4 protein; the encoded protein is MPYHLVAFLVAALVVLWSTPIVKRIGLKSGYVDMPDPRKVHKRPMVRLGGISIFMGTQIALLIVAISGGFGDLPPASASEVWGVVIGGMLYFLIGLADDLFTLTPWSRLLMQFAVAGMAWGVGVRIDFVTLPFSDLGLINIEWLSLPLTLIWLVGMANAVNFMDGLDGLAAGISGISAVVMLVVSLFMNQPTAALLAAALAGGALGFLRYNFNPAQIFMGDGGAYFLGFTLAGVGVIGLVKTVTTVAVALPFVILAVPIFDTSTVVLNRLRRGKSPFSADKGHLHHRLLEAGLSQRRSVLLIYAIVFWVGSLAIAIAGIPAGTAYAIGATLLLCYAIWRAWQRLQEPRT
- a CDS encoding competence/damage-inducible protein A gives rise to the protein MSRSAEVICVGTELLLGEVLNSNAQFLGQELARLGIAHFHQTVVGDNPTRIKRAIALACQRSQLLIFTGGLGPTPDDLTTETLADFFQAPLVNHPEILEDIARKFAQGNREPSPSNDKQALLPEGAQVLPNPIGSAPGIIWHPHPELTIFTFPGVPKEFHRMWQETAVPYLQLTDWVTAQIYSRVLRFWGIPESTLADQVAPLLALTNPTVAPYASKGQARLRISTRATSQETAYQVITPIEQQIRQICGLNCFGADDETLESIVGNLLQQRGETLAVAESCTGGGLGQRLTGVSGSSTYFLGGVISYANSAKRDLLKVNTADLEQYGAVSAIVAEQMAAGVRSQLRSTWGIGITGIAGPEGGTETKPVGLVYIGLSGPQGTQSFEYQISPLRGRDWVRQMSTSHALDRLRRQLLAEQP
- a CDS encoding DNA topoisomerase I, whose protein sequence is MDYLDKIIEKIKNFARKLVEVLVGPEVEPELEMIPIPVRDRH
- the aroQ gene encoding type II 3-dehydroquinate dehydratase — translated: MSRLSILVLHGPNLNLLGQREPGIYGSVTLEKINQQLLSLAEKLQCDIAFYQSNHEGNLVDTIQEALDCHDGIVINAAAYTHTSVAIRDALAAVAIPAVEVHLSNIYRREDFRHYSFIAPIVVGQISGFGAQSYSLGLQALVNHLQTQT
- a CDS encoding ABC-F family ATP-binding cassette domain-containing protein is translated as MLRLEHVSKVYPTGEILKDVNWELKPGDRIGLVGVNGAGKSTQLKIIAGEVEPTSGEVIRPNNLHIAYLNQEFDVVTSRTVREEFWTVFTEANQVQQQQQQVQQQMESADPDTLDDLIHQLDRLQRQFEALDGYNLESRIEKILPEMGFSSEDGDRLVSAFSGGWQMRMCLGKILLQSPDILLLDEPTNHLDLETIEWLETYLKGLTTPMVIVSHDRAFMDRLCTRIVETERGVATSYLGNYSAYIQQKTEQQSAQLSAYDHQQKELEKQQAYVDRFRASATRSTQAKSREKQLNKVERIEAPTADVRTLKFQFPAAPRSGREVIIVKDMVKTYGDDILFLGANLLLERGDRVAILGPNGAGKSTLLHMLMGTEPPDEGTIKFGEHNVIPGYFEQNQAEALDLSKTVMETIHDEVPDWKNEEVRTLLGRFLFSGETAFKRVEALSGGEKARLALAKMLLSPVNLLILDEPTNHLDIPAKEMLEAALQDYDGTVVIVSHDRYFISQVATKIVEINEGELTLYRGDYQYYQEKIAATAEQAKQDKIAAEKAAKAEAKRTKKRKKAKAKV